The Pongo pygmaeus isolate AG05252 chromosome 11, NHGRI_mPonPyg2-v2.0_pri, whole genome shotgun sequence genome includes a region encoding these proteins:
- the ORC4 gene encoding origin recognition complex subunit 4 isoform X3 codes for MQAFMRELINHALKELMEIEEVSENVLQVHLNGLLQINDKIALKEITRQLNLENVVGDKVFGSFAENLSFLLEALKKGDRTSSCPVVFILDEFDLFAHHKNQTLLYNLFDISQSAQTPVAVIGLTCRLDILELLEKRVKSRFSHRQIHLMNSFGFPQYVKIFKEQLSLPAEFPDKVFAEKWNENVQYLSEDRSVQEVLQKHFNISKNLRSLHMLLMLALNRVTASHPFMTAVDLIEASQLCSMDSKANIVHGLSVLEICLIIAMKHLNDIYEEEPFNFQMVYNEFQKFVQRKAHSVYNFEKPVVMKAFEHLQQLELIKPMERTSGNSQREYQLMKLLLDNTQIMNALQKYPNCPTDVRQWATSSLSWL; via the exons TTAATAAATCATGCTTTGAAAGAACTCATGGAAATAGAAGAAGTGAGTGAAAATGTATTACAAGTTCACTTAAATG GACTGCTGCAGATCAATGACAAAATCGCCCTAAAGGAAATCACAAGGCAGTTAAATCTGGAAAATGTAGTTGGAGATAAAGTTTTT GGAAGCTTTGCTGAAAACCTTTCatttcttctggaagctttaaaaaaag GTGACCGAACTAGCAGTTGCCCAGTGGTCTTCATATTAGATGAATTTGATCTTTTTGCTCATCATAAAAACCAAACACTTCTCTATAATCTTTTTGACATTTCTCAGTCTGCACAGACCCCAGTAGCAGTTATTGGTCTTACATGTAGATTG gatATTTTGGAACTCTTAGAAAAAAGAGTGAAGTCAAGATTTTCTCACCGGCAGATACACTTAATGAATtcatttggttttccacagtatgttaaaatatttaaagaacagtTATCTCTACCTGCAGAGTTTCCAGACAAGGTTTTTGCTGAGAAGTGGAATGAAAATGTTCAG tATCTCTCAGAAGATAGAAGTGTGCAAGAAGTACTACAGAAGCATTTCAATATCAGCAAAAACCTGCGGTCATTACACATGCTATTG ATGCTTGCTTTAAATCGAGTAACAGCATCACACCCATTTATGACTGCCGTAGATCTAATAGAAGCAAGCCAACTGTGTAGCATGGACTCGAAAGCAAATATTGTACATG GTCTATCAGTCTTGGAAATCTGTCTTATAATAGCAATGAAACATTTAAATGACATCTATGAGGAAGAgccatttaattttcaaatggtCTATAATG AGTTTCAGAAGTTTGTTCAAAGGAAAGCGCATTctgtttataattttgaaaaacctGTTGTCATGAAG GCTTTTGAACACTTGCAGCAATTAGAATTAATAAAGCCCATGGAAAGAACTTCAGGAAATTCACAGAGAGAGTACCAGCTGATGAAACTGCTTTTGGATAATACTCAAATTATGAATGCTCTGCAGAAATATCCCAACTGTCCTACAGATGTGAGGCAGTGGGCAACATCCTCACTAAGCTGGTTATGA